In a single window of the Mus musculus strain C57BL/6J chromosome 6, GRCm38.p6 C57BL/6J genome:
- the Etfbkmt gene encoding electron transfer flavoprotein beta subunit lysine methyltransferase isoform a (isoform a is encoded by transcript variant 3): MAFSLCWKAPRSPWSFLQAVNNGSPLFLWRTVGSCLDPKMKAYLEENTEVTSSGSLTPEIQLRLLTPRCKFWWERADLWPYSDPYWAIYWPGGQALSRYLLDNPAVVRGKSVLDLGSGCGATAIAAKMSGASKILANDIDPIAGMAITLNCKLNGLNPFPVLTKNILNTQQGKFDLIVLGDMFYDEDLADSLHLWLQNYFWTHGTRVLIGDPGRPQFSGHSIRHQLYQLVEYTLPEPTQQENNGLTTSAVWDFHP, encoded by the exons ATGGCTTTCAGCCTGTGTTGGAAAGCTCCCAGGAGCCCATGGAGTTTCCTGCAGGCTGTGAACAATGGGTCTCCCCTGTTTCTCTGGAGGACAGTGGGGAGCTGTTTGGATCCTAAGATGAAAGCCTACCTGGAAGAGAACACTGAAGTCACCAGCAGTGGTAGCCTTACCCCGGAAATCCAGTTACGGCTTTTAACCCCCAGGTGCAAGTTTTGGTGGGAAAGGGCTGACCTGTGGCCCTACAGTGATCCCTACTGGGCTATTTACTGGCCAGGAGGCCAGGCTCTGTCTAG GTATCTTTTGGATAACCCTGCTGTTGTTAGAGGAAAGTCTGTCTTAGATCTTGGGAGTGGATGTGGAGCTACAGCCATTGCTGCCAAGATGAGTGGAGCATCAAAGATCTTGGCCAACGACATAGACCCCA TTGCAGGAATGGCGATTACACTAAATTGCAAATTAAATGGACTGAATCCTTTTCCTGTTTTAACTAAAAACATTTTGAATACCCAACAAGGTAAGTTTGATCTCATTGTTCTTGGAGATATGTTTTATGATGAAGACCTTGCAGACAGTCTTCATCTGTGGCTGCAGAACTACTTTTGGACCCATGGAACCCGAGTACTGATTGGTGACCCTGGGAGGCCCCAGTTCAGTGGACATAGCATTCGGCATCAACTGTACCAACTAGTAGAATACACACTTCCAGAGCCAACTCAGCAAGAGAACAATGGACTGACCACAAGTGCTGTATGGGATTTTCATCCCTGA
- the Etfbkmt gene encoding electron transfer flavoprotein beta subunit lysine methyltransferase isoform X2 gives MSGASKILANDIDPIAGMAITLNCKLNGLNPFPVLTKNILNTQQGKFDLIVLGDMFYDEDLADSLHLWLQNYFWTHGTRVLIGDPGRPQFSGHSIRHQLYQLVEYTLPEPTQQENNGLTTSAVWDFHP, from the exons ATGAGTGGAGCATCAAAGATCTTGGCCAACGACATAGACCCCA TTGCAGGAATGGCGATTACACTAAATTGCAAATTAAATGGACTGAATCCTTTTCCTGTTTTAACTAAAAACATTTTGAATACCCAACAAGGTAAGTTTGATCTCATTGTTCTTGGAGATATGTTTTATGATGAAGACCTTGCAGACAGTCTTCATCTGTGGCTGCAGAACTACTTTTGGACCCATGGAACCCGAGTACTGATTGGTGACCCTGGGAGGCCCCAGTTCAGTGGACATAGCATTCGGCATCAACTGTACCAACTAGTAGAATACACACTTCCAGAGCCAACTCAGCAAGAGAACAATGGACTGACCACAAGTGCTGTATGGGATTTTCATCCCTGA